The following coding sequences are from one Hymenobacter sp. DG25A window:
- a CDS encoding VIT1/CCC1 transporter family protein — protein sequence MNHIHPHPETHLSSSAMLQDIVIGLSDGLTVPFALAAGLSGAVQSSALVITAGLAEIVAGSIAMGLGGYLAGRTEVEHYQAELDREHREVQEVPHVERAEVDELLTEMGLSEATREQAVRELTSDPDQWVRFMMKYELGLEKPDPKQAWKSAVTISMAYAVGGLIPLSAYFLTATPAEGLVWSAVITIVCLLVFGYIKSRITGQPPVMGALKMAGTGALAAAAAFLVAKQFEGHF from the coding sequence ATGAACCATATTCATCCTCACCCGGAAACCCACCTTAGCAGCTCGGCTATGCTGCAGGACATTGTTATTGGGCTCTCCGATGGCCTGACGGTGCCGTTTGCCCTGGCCGCCGGCCTGAGCGGCGCGGTGCAGTCTTCGGCGCTGGTTATTACGGCCGGGCTGGCCGAAATTGTGGCCGGCTCTATTGCCATGGGCCTGGGCGGCTACCTGGCCGGCCGCACGGAAGTGGAGCATTATCAGGCGGAGCTGGACCGGGAGCACCGCGAGGTGCAGGAAGTGCCCCACGTAGAGCGCGCCGAGGTAGACGAGCTGCTGACGGAAATGGGCCTTTCTGAAGCCACGCGCGAGCAAGCCGTGCGGGAGCTCACCTCCGACCCCGACCAGTGGGTGCGCTTCATGATGAAGTATGAGCTGGGTCTGGAAAAGCCCGACCCTAAGCAAGCCTGGAAAAGCGCCGTTACCATCAGCATGGCCTATGCCGTAGGCGGCCTGATTCCCCTGAGCGCCTATTTCTTAACCGCTACACCCGCCGAAGGGCTGGTTTGGTCGGCGGTGATTACTATTGTATGCCTGTTGGTGTTTGGCTACATCAAGAGCCGCATTACGGGACAGCCCCCGGTGATGGGCGCTTTGAAAATGGCCGGCACCGGCGCCCTGGCTGCTGCCGCTGCCTTCCTGGTAGCCAAGCAGTTTGAAGGGCATTTTTAA
- a CDS encoding RtcB family protein has product MASQKLRGNDLRQLGYPEGRAIGMALDILDQKQFKKLDKGSALSLLKQIKDDPFAYVRDETWRPLAEELVPQPSRDVALNAKIKDYRRYGEDFIEDGARKQMDTAMQLPITIDGALMPDAHQGYGLPIGGVLATDNAVIPYGVGMDIGCRMALSVYDLPPAFLEERQHALKKILLENTRFGNREVFKDRNTDDPIFDRPEFRQIGVARHKLDSAVAQIGSSGSGNHFVEFGLVDITDASNEMGLAVGQYLGVLSHSGSRGLGAAIAQHYTKIAMDKCQLPPQARHLAWLSLDSQEGQEYWAAMNLAGDYASACHRDIHRRLSKALGEKPLAKVENHHNFAWKETLPDGQEAIVHRKGATPAGKGVLGVIPGSMTAPGFIVRGRGERDSLQSASHGAGRRLSRTQAKLQVTEGELRRLLRDKGVELIGGGLDEAPMAYKDIHQVMAHQRDLVDVLGSFTPRIVRMDAGGNGKGKSKYGGE; this is encoded by the coding sequence ATGGCTTCTCAGAAACTCCGCGGTAACGACCTGCGCCAGCTGGGCTACCCTGAGGGACGTGCTATTGGTATGGCCCTCGATATTCTGGATCAGAAACAATTCAAGAAGCTGGACAAAGGCAGCGCCCTTTCCCTGCTCAAGCAAATAAAAGACGACCCTTTTGCTTACGTGCGCGACGAAACCTGGCGCCCCCTGGCCGAAGAATTAGTGCCCCAGCCCAGCCGCGACGTGGCCCTCAATGCTAAAATCAAAGACTACCGCCGCTACGGCGAAGATTTTATTGAAGATGGCGCCCGCAAGCAGATGGATACCGCTATGCAGCTGCCCATCACGATAGACGGCGCCCTCATGCCCGATGCCCACCAGGGCTATGGGTTGCCCATTGGCGGCGTTTTGGCCACTGATAACGCCGTAATTCCCTACGGCGTGGGTATGGACATTGGTTGCCGTATGGCGCTGTCGGTGTATGATTTGCCGCCTGCCTTTCTGGAGGAGCGCCAGCATGCCCTGAAGAAAATACTGCTCGAAAATACCCGCTTCGGCAACCGGGAAGTCTTTAAAGACCGCAACACCGACGACCCGATTTTCGACCGGCCCGAATTCCGGCAGATTGGCGTGGCCCGGCATAAGCTGGACTCGGCGGTGGCGCAAATCGGCAGCTCCGGCTCTGGCAACCATTTTGTGGAGTTTGGCCTGGTAGATATTACCGATGCCAGCAATGAAATGGGCTTGGCGGTGGGGCAGTATCTGGGGGTGTTGTCGCACTCCGGCTCGCGCGGGCTGGGGGCGGCCATTGCGCAGCACTACACCAAAATTGCCATGGATAAGTGCCAGCTGCCCCCGCAGGCCCGGCATCTGGCCTGGCTTTCCCTGGACTCGCAGGAAGGGCAGGAGTACTGGGCGGCCATGAACCTGGCCGGCGACTATGCCTCCGCCTGTCACCGCGACATTCACCGGCGCCTGAGCAAAGCGCTGGGAGAGAAGCCGCTGGCCAAGGTAGAAAACCACCACAACTTTGCCTGGAAGGAAACCCTGCCGGATGGCCAGGAAGCCATTGTGCACCGTAAAGGTGCCACGCCGGCCGGCAAAGGCGTGCTGGGCGTCATTCCGGGCTCCATGACGGCGCCGGGCTTTATTGTGCGCGGCCGCGGCGAGCGGGACTCCTTGCAATCTGCCTCGCACGGGGCCGGGCGGCGGCTTTCCCGCACCCAGGCCAAGCTGCAGGTAACGGAAGGCGAGCTGCGCCGCCTGCTGCGCGACAAAGGCGTGGAGCTCATTGGTGGCGGTCTGGATGAAGCCCCCATGGCCTACAAAGACATTCACCAGGTAATGGCCCACCAGCGCGACCTGGTAGATGTGCTGGGCTCCTTTACGCCGCGCATTGTGCGCATGGATGCCGGCGGCAATGGCAAAGGAAAAAGCAAATACGGCGGCGAATAG
- a CDS encoding low affinity iron permease family protein, producing the protein MNIPATTSSSPNPFARLAEKITQFTGTTAAFCLAAGIVLVWALLGPVFHYSETWQLIINTGTTIVTFLMVFLIQRAQNKDSLVLHLKLNELLAATKGASNRLINAQDFTEEEIQLLHQYFCLLADKAKADRDLGRTHSVEEAEENHAYKLHAQRF; encoded by the coding sequence ATGAACATTCCCGCCACCACTTCCAGCTCTCCTAACCCGTTTGCCCGGCTGGCTGAGAAAATTACCCAGTTTACGGGCACCACGGCCGCATTTTGCCTGGCAGCCGGCATTGTGCTGGTGTGGGCGCTGCTGGGGCCGGTGTTTCATTACTCCGAAACCTGGCAGCTCATCATCAATACCGGCACCACCATCGTCACCTTTCTGATGGTGTTTCTCATTCAGCGGGCGCAGAACAAGGATTCCCTGGTGCTGCACCTCAAGCTGAATGAATTATTGGCGGCCACGAAAGGTGCCAGCAACCGCCTGATTAATGCCCAGGACTTTACGGAAGAAGAAATTCAGCTGCTACACCAATACTTCTGCCTGCTGGCAGACAAAGCCAAAGCCGACCGTGACCTGGGGCGCACGCATTCAGTGGAAGAGGCAGAGGAAAATCACGCGTATAAGCTGCACGCCCAACGGTTTTAG
- a CDS encoding alpha/beta fold hydrolase: MVKNRYPSPPAAIRRLRFQLRLLAAVSTELAFRAAWRIFTSPRRLPTKTWEAAALAEARQFWVAAGEDKIAAYEWNSAGEKTVLMVHGWEHRASFWGVFVRALVEAGYRVVALDGPAHGASSGTQTTLPAFARAVQAVADELGPIYAVVAHSFGGAATVGVPVHFNKSTDQHLARLVLLSVPASTNAVAQRFAALLRLPPAVMERMNQHVQKQHGRDAESFSLLNNGHQFPAHHALLLHDHQDESIPFAEAQELANSWPRLDFRPTDGLGHNRIMRDSAVVQQVLEFLQ; the protein is encoded by the coding sequence ATGGTTAAGAACCGCTACCCATCACCTCCGGCGGCCATCCGCCGGTTACGCTTTCAGCTGAGGCTGCTGGCTGCCGTTTCCACGGAGCTGGCTTTCCGGGCGGCCTGGCGGATTTTTACTTCCCCGCGCCGCCTGCCAACCAAGACCTGGGAAGCTGCTGCTCTGGCCGAGGCCCGGCAGTTTTGGGTGGCTGCGGGAGAAGATAAAATAGCCGCCTATGAGTGGAATTCCGCGGGCGAGAAAACCGTGCTCATGGTACACGGCTGGGAGCATCGGGCCAGTTTCTGGGGCGTGTTTGTTCGGGCCTTGGTGGAGGCCGGCTACCGCGTAGTGGCGTTGGACGGCCCCGCGCACGGCGCCTCATCTGGCACCCAGACCACGCTGCCGGCCTTTGCCCGGGCGGTGCAGGCCGTAGCCGACGAGCTGGGTCCGATATATGCCGTGGTAGCCCATTCTTTTGGTGGAGCGGCCACGGTAGGAGTGCCCGTGCATTTCAACAAATCCACGGATCAGCACCTGGCGCGGCTGGTGTTGCTGAGCGTGCCCGCCAGCACCAACGCCGTGGCCCAGCGCTTTGCCGCCCTGCTGCGCCTGCCACCCGCCGTAATGGAGCGCATGAACCAGCACGTGCAAAAGCAGCACGGCCGCGATGCGGAAAGCTTCAGCCTGCTGAATAATGGCCACCAGTTCCCAGCCCACCACGCCTTGCTGCTGCACGACCACCAGGATGAAAGTATTCCGTTTGCCGAAGCCCAGGAGCTGGCCAACAGCTGGCCCCGCCTCGATTTCCGGCCTACCGATGGCCTGGGCCACAACCGCATTATGCGCGACTCCGCCGTGGTACAGCAGGTGCTGGAGTTCCTGCAGTAG
- a CDS encoding Dps family protein yields the protein MATKTTATKKPAAPRKAAAASANGRAAVSVQPILNQQVNAPAALQKYGTVSQRLPIGLAENVRQQSVTMLNQLLADTMTLRDLYKKHHWQVVGPTFYQLHLLYDKHYEEQSVLVDSIAERIQILGGVAIAMAPDVAELTSIPRAPKDREEAPIQVSRLLEAHQIILKHCHDYAKKADDAGDDGTNDLVVSSVMRTNEMQVWFISEHVVDTPLAHS from the coding sequence ATGGCAACCAAAACAACCGCTACTAAGAAACCCGCTGCCCCGCGTAAAGCGGCGGCTGCATCTGCCAACGGCCGCGCTGCCGTAAGCGTACAGCCCATTTTAAATCAGCAGGTAAATGCTCCGGCCGCCCTGCAGAAATACGGCACCGTGTCGCAGCGCCTGCCCATTGGCCTGGCCGAGAATGTGCGCCAGCAAAGCGTAACCATGCTTAACCAGCTGCTGGCTGACACCATGACCCTGCGCGACCTGTACAAAAAACACCATTGGCAGGTAGTAGGCCCCACTTTTTACCAGCTGCACCTACTCTACGACAAGCATTATGAGGAGCAAAGCGTGCTGGTAGACAGCATTGCTGAGCGCATCCAGATTCTGGGCGGCGTGGCTATTGCCATGGCTCCTGACGTGGCCGAGCTGACCAGCATTCCGCGCGCCCCCAAAGACCGGGAAGAAGCGCCTATTCAGGTTTCCCGCCTGCTAGAAGCTCACCAGATCATCCTTAAGCATTGCCACGACTATGCTAAAAAGGCCGATGACGCTGGTGACGACGGCACCAATGACCTGGTGGTAAGCAGCGTGATGCGCACCAACGAAATGCAGGTATGGTTTATCTCCGAGCATGTGGTGGATACCCCACTGGCTCATTCTTAA
- a CDS encoding MlaD family protein, whose product MSQRTAANNVRLGVFVLAGLVCLILLLYMLGRKQNMFSNTLDINADFRAVNGLLTGNNVRFAGIMVGTVEGIDIVGDTTVRVRMSLRREVQPFIKKSAIASIGTDGLMGNTIVNITAMPEPAPPVANGDKLRSRQPVRIEAMLNTLQRTNQNLVGITEDMKEVTGKLNNSSAMWELIGDKKVANSLRASVKHAEGTMARMDAASRDVQTLARDARRGRGVVGYLFTDTSFAGQMKHTMGRASRLSATADTMTTTLNTITRRVQAGQGPLGTLLVDTTMAGRLQQSMGNLEQGTARFNQSMEALQHNFLLKGFFKRQQKKKARAEKQQAPDSVK is encoded by the coding sequence ATGAGCCAGCGAACCGCCGCCAACAACGTCCGCCTAGGTGTCTTTGTACTGGCCGGGCTGGTGTGTCTTATTCTGCTGCTCTATATGCTGGGGCGCAAGCAGAATATGTTCAGTAATACCCTGGACATTAATGCCGACTTCCGCGCCGTAAATGGCCTGCTGACGGGCAACAACGTGCGCTTTGCCGGCATTATGGTGGGTACGGTGGAAGGGATTGATATTGTAGGAGATACCACCGTGCGCGTGCGCATGTCGCTGCGGCGCGAGGTGCAGCCCTTCATCAAGAAAAGTGCCATAGCCTCCATCGGCACAGATGGGCTCATGGGCAACACCATCGTAAACATTACGGCCATGCCCGAGCCGGCCCCGCCCGTAGCCAACGGAGATAAGCTGCGCTCCCGGCAGCCCGTCCGCATAGAAGCCATGCTGAACACGCTGCAGCGCACCAACCAAAACCTGGTGGGCATTACCGAAGACATGAAAGAGGTGACGGGCAAGCTCAACAACAGCTCCGCCATGTGGGAGCTGATTGGCGACAAAAAAGTGGCCAACAGTCTGCGGGCCTCCGTGAAGCACGCAGAAGGCACCATGGCCCGCATGGATGCGGCCTCCCGCGACGTGCAGACCCTGGCCCGGGATGCCCGCCGCGGCCGCGGCGTGGTGGGCTACTTGTTCACCGATACCTCGTTTGCCGGCCAGATGAAGCATACCATGGGCCGCGCCAGCCGCCTGAGCGCCACCGCCGATACCATGACCACCACCCTGAACACCATAACCCGCCGGGTGCAGGCCGGGCAGGGGCCCCTGGGCACGCTGCTGGTAGATACCACCATGGCCGGCCGCCTGCAGCAGTCTATGGGTAACTTGGAACAGGGCACGGCGCGCTTCAACCAGAGCATGGAAGCCCTGCAGCACAACTTCCTGCTGAAGGGCTTCTTCAAGCGGCAGCAGAAGAAAAAGGCCCGCGCCGAAAAGCAGCAGGCCCCGGACTCGGTGAAATAG
- a CDS encoding MlaE family ABC transporter permease, with protein MQASEFLAEAGAISRFTGRFFSEGFRPRYEVQEFLHQCYVVGYKSLPLVGITGFIMGIVLTLQARPTMAKFGAEAWIPAMVALSIIREMGPIITALICAGKIGSSIGAELGSMNVTEQIDAMEVSGTNPFKYLVVTRVMATTLMIPVLVILADLIALYASYIGINMKGVTSMSLFVNNILNRLEFSDVLPAFIKTFFFGFAIGIIGCYKGYHSQKGTEGVGQSANSAVVVSSLVIFVLDLLAVQITGLLGLN; from the coding sequence ATGCAGGCCAGCGAGTTTTTGGCAGAAGCCGGTGCTATTTCCCGGTTTACAGGGCGGTTTTTCAGCGAAGGATTTCGGCCGCGCTACGAGGTGCAGGAATTCCTGCATCAGTGCTATGTAGTGGGCTACAAGTCGTTGCCGCTGGTGGGCATTACGGGGTTTATTATGGGCATTGTGCTCACGCTGCAGGCGCGCCCCACCATGGCCAAGTTTGGCGCCGAGGCCTGGATTCCGGCCATGGTAGCGCTGTCCATCATCCGCGAAATGGGCCCCATTATCACGGCCCTCATCTGCGCCGGCAAAATAGGCTCCAGCATTGGCGCCGAGCTGGGCTCCATGAACGTGACGGAGCAGATTGATGCCATGGAAGTATCGGGCACCAATCCGTTTAAATACCTGGTAGTCACGCGGGTAATGGCCACCACCCTGATGATACCGGTGCTGGTGATTCTGGCCGATCTGATTGCCCTGTATGCCTCCTACATCGGCATAAACATGAAGGGCGTAACCAGCATGTCGCTGTTCGTGAACAACATCCTGAACCGGCTGGAATTCAGTGATGTGCTGCCGGCTTTCATCAAAACTTTCTTCTTCGGCTTTGCCATTGGCATAATTGGGTGCTACAAGGGCTACCATTCCCAGAAAGGCACCGAAGGCGTAGGGCAGTCGGCAAACTCGGCGGTGGTGGTATCGTCGCTGGTCATCTTTGTGCTTGATTTGCTGGCCGTGCAGATAACCGGCCTGCTGGGTCTTAACTAG
- a CDS encoding PD-(D/E)XK nuclease-like domain-containing protein, whose amino-acid sequence MTDTYPENRRPDLLRVPYDDYRALPAIANSDLSRLRDALNGRLPRTLSNNGALSFGTAFHTALLEPEDYVPGEPGINDTLVWWLVEGVKMQPALRQLLEAGIPEPSCLFTEPTTGTLCKLRADLVVDQPHQPYTIVDFKTTMARDYEHFRATCTGYDYDRQAAFYSDALQAERFLLVGVQKVEPFGVFTVEVTPQMLEEGRRKYLYLLRLLQPDAEVPAYLSEAVRGVASSLGQSREE is encoded by the coding sequence GTGACTGATACCTATCCCGAGAACCGCCGCCCCGACCTGCTGCGTGTACCCTATGACGACTACCGGGCCCTGCCGGCCATCGCCAACTCTGACCTCTCGCGCCTGCGCGATGCGCTGAATGGCCGCCTGCCCCGCACTCTTAGCAATAACGGCGCCCTGAGTTTTGGCACCGCCTTTCATACCGCCCTGCTGGAGCCCGAAGACTATGTGCCCGGCGAGCCGGGCATTAACGATACCCTGGTGTGGTGGCTGGTGGAAGGCGTGAAAATGCAGCCGGCCCTGCGCCAGCTGCTGGAAGCCGGCATTCCCGAGCCCAGCTGCCTGTTCACGGAGCCCACCACCGGCACGCTCTGCAAGCTGCGCGCTGATCTGGTAGTAGACCAGCCGCACCAGCCCTACACCATCGTGGATTTTAAAACCACCATGGCCCGCGACTATGAGCACTTCCGGGCTACCTGCACCGGTTATGATTACGACCGGCAGGCCGCCTTTTATTCCGATGCCCTGCAGGCCGAGCGGTTTCTGCTGGTGGGCGTGCAGAAGGTGGAGCCCTTTGGGGTATTCACGGTAGAAGTAACCCCGCAAATGCTGGAAGAAGGCCGCCGCAAATACCTCTACCTGCTTCGCCTCCTGCAACCCGATGCCGAGGTGCCCGCTTACTTAAGTGAGGCCGTGCGCGGGGTAGCAAGCAGCCTGGGCCAGTCCAGGGAGGAATAA
- a CDS encoding MOSC domain-containing protein yields MPFPFFGDDKSTIANLLRTLPQVGKVEWIGLRPARRQPLQAVTEALAETDRHLLGDHARPKPGGKRQITLIQHEHLAAVAGFLGREEPIAPGQLRRNLAISGINLLALKNWRVLIGEEVLLEITGECHPCSRMEEELGPGGYNAMRGHGGLTARILQGGTIRLGDAVRVQETTTDTQEK; encoded by the coding sequence ATGCCCTTTCCTTTCTTCGGCGACGATAAATCCACCATTGCGAATCTATTGAGGACTTTGCCTCAGGTAGGCAAGGTAGAATGGATTGGTCTCCGCCCGGCCCGGCGGCAGCCCCTGCAGGCGGTAACGGAAGCCCTAGCGGAAACCGACCGCCACCTCCTCGGCGACCATGCCCGCCCTAAACCCGGCGGCAAGCGGCAGATTACCCTTATTCAGCACGAGCATCTGGCGGCCGTAGCCGGTTTTCTGGGGCGTGAGGAGCCTATTGCTCCCGGGCAGCTGCGCCGTAACCTGGCTATCAGCGGTATTAACCTGCTGGCGCTCAAAAACTGGCGCGTGCTCATTGGTGAGGAAGTATTGCTGGAGATAACCGGCGAGTGCCACCCCTGCTCCCGCATGGAAGAAGAGTTGGGCCCGGGTGGCTACAACGCCATGCGCGGGCACGGTGGCCTCACGGCCCGCATCCTGCAGGGCGGCACCATCCGCCTCGGTGATGCGGTGCGGGTGCAGGAAACCACTACAGACACACAGGAAAAATAA
- a CDS encoding ABC transporter ATP-binding protein, translating into MQPASPQVQEAPTPTPAAGAEVVLEVEHLFKSFGDNHVLRDFSLTLHRGENVVVLGKSGSGKSVLIKCIIGLLQPDAGSIRVFGEEINEFDHQQLDELRARVGFLFQSNALYDSMTVRENLLFPLRRHWMNKTREEEQAMVEEALASVGLEHTQNMMPAELSGGMRKRIGLARTLILKPDIILYDEPTTGLDPVTAREISQLILDVQARYTTSSIIISHDMNCVRITANRVALLVDGRCYQQGTYEELRLSTDPVVHEFFEGAVPRT; encoded by the coding sequence ATGCAGCCCGCCAGCCCACAGGTACAGGAAGCACCAACGCCCACCCCAGCGGCCGGGGCCGAAGTGGTGCTGGAGGTGGAGCATCTCTTTAAATCATTCGGCGACAACCATGTACTCCGGGATTTCAGCCTGACGCTGCACCGCGGCGAAAACGTGGTGGTGCTGGGCAAGTCGGGCTCGGGCAAATCGGTGCTGATTAAGTGCATCATAGGCCTGCTGCAGCCCGATGCGGGCAGCATTCGGGTATTCGGGGAGGAAATCAATGAGTTCGACCACCAGCAGCTGGATGAGCTGCGCGCCCGGGTGGGCTTTCTGTTTCAGAGCAATGCTCTGTACGACTCCATGACGGTGCGCGAAAACCTGCTTTTCCCGCTGCGCCGCCATTGGATGAACAAAACCCGGGAAGAGGAGCAGGCCATGGTAGAGGAGGCCCTGGCCAGCGTGGGCCTGGAGCACACCCAGAACATGATGCCCGCCGAGCTGTCGGGGGGTATGCGCAAGCGCATCGGGCTGGCCCGCACGCTCATCCTCAAGCCCGATATCATTCTCTACGATGAGCCCACCACCGGCCTGGACCCCGTAACGGCCCGCGAGATAAGCCAGCTGATTCTGGATGTGCAGGCCCGCTATACCACCTCGTCCATCATTATTTCCCACGATATGAACTGCGTACGCATCACGGCCAACCGCGTGGCCCTGCTGGTTGATGGCCGCTGCTACCAGCAAGGCACCTACGAGGAGCTGCGCCTCTCCACAGACCCGGTAGTGCACGAATTCTTTGAGGGGGCAGTGCCCCGCACCTGA
- a CDS encoding universal stress protein, producing the protein MSFTFIVLTNFYPAANQAMQYAAGLAHKMQAQLVLLHVKRASLFDPYVFAGDNWRQAELDAEAPTAEVMRELVDQLPVPATVEMATDLLPTMAQSLMARYQPALFVLGRPTEEAASGDQVSGAALDLLRAAHFPLLLVPVGSTATAPPHHIIIAADADGFRLEEKGRFAQQFLTELGCPVTVAHVSEVEDDDACAAALQAVHNSGLVDRNQHADLRCFQHAHASAGILEAAHATRAGLIVLLARQRSYLGELFHRSVTAKMLEHSTVPVLLLPAVDVPVSEATNERTDLGGEAEGLLY; encoded by the coding sequence CCTTCATCGTTCTCACTAACTTTTACCCGGCGGCCAACCAGGCTATGCAGTATGCAGCCGGGCTGGCGCATAAGATGCAGGCCCAGCTGGTACTGCTGCACGTAAAGCGCGCGTCCCTGTTCGACCCCTATGTGTTTGCCGGCGACAACTGGCGCCAGGCGGAGCTGGATGCCGAAGCCCCCACGGCCGAGGTGATGAGGGAGCTGGTAGACCAGCTTCCGGTGCCGGCCACAGTAGAAATGGCCACCGATCTGCTGCCCACCATGGCACAGTCCCTGATGGCGCGCTATCAGCCGGCCTTGTTTGTGCTGGGCCGCCCAACAGAAGAAGCCGCCTCCGGCGACCAGGTAAGCGGGGCCGCGCTGGATTTGCTGCGGGCCGCCCATTTCCCTTTGCTGCTGGTACCCGTTGGCAGTACGGCCACCGCGCCACCTCACCATATTATTATTGCGGCCGATGCGGATGGCTTCCGGCTGGAAGAAAAGGGCCGCTTTGCGCAGCAGTTTCTAACGGAGCTGGGGTGCCCGGTTACCGTGGCGCACGTTTCTGAAGTAGAGGATGATGATGCCTGTGCCGCCGCCCTGCAGGCCGTGCATAACAGCGGTCTGGTAGACCGGAATCAGCACGCGGATTTACGCTGCTTTCAGCATGCGCATGCCTCCGCCGGCATTCTGGAGGCGGCACATGCTACCCGGGCCGGGCTTATTGTGCTGCTGGCCCGGCAGCGCAGCTACTTGGGCGAGCTGTTTCATAGGAGCGTAACAGCTAAGATGTTGGAGCACAGCACAGTGCCCGTGCTGCTGTTGCCCGCCGTGGATGTTCCGGTTTCTGAGGCCACCAACGAGCGCACCGACCTGGGCGGCGAGGCGGAGGGTCTTTTGTATTAA
- a CDS encoding J domain-containing protein, with translation MTSQNASLQPPRSLPVPGNAVAGSAAQQAFRAAVEQVEGLRQRLTEVRQEQADARRQYWKQVGPLAEVVVAARRALFPPLEEALLLDYFSRAEHRQLEEVIIGNARSLQDRFGEDASDILSKYAPASRKAGSADTAPAAGHSSASPEENDQPRPHEQAAHEARNRRKTKADRAREAAEQTARDEQQRLLSNTKTVYRQLARANHPDLERDPALQQHKTARMQRITEAYEANDLYTLLQLLSESGPADQEADDVLLRYTKALQQQQTELKQQLQALLFGAQSFLGSTGKKREQELRQLKRHLRAEAEYLQHISQLIQEPEGLREVLRSIAAEGHETI, from the coding sequence ATGACCTCACAAAACGCCTCCCTGCAGCCGCCCCGCTCCCTTCCCGTTCCTGGTAATGCTGTAGCCGGCTCGGCGGCGCAACAGGCCTTTCGGGCGGCCGTGGAGCAGGTGGAAGGCCTGCGCCAGCGCCTGACGGAAGTGCGCCAGGAACAGGCCGATGCGCGCCGCCAATACTGGAAACAGGTGGGGCCTTTGGCCGAAGTGGTGGTGGCCGCGCGCCGCGCCTTATTTCCCCCGCTGGAAGAAGCCCTGCTGCTGGACTATTTCTCCCGGGCCGAGCATCGGCAGCTGGAGGAAGTCATTATTGGGAATGCGCGCAGCCTGCAGGATCGTTTCGGGGAAGATGCGTCGGACATTCTGAGCAAATATGCCCCGGCCTCGCGCAAAGCGGGGTCCGCGGATACAGCTCCGGCAGCCGGCCATTCCAGCGCATCACCGGAAGAAAACGACCAGCCCAGGCCGCACGAGCAGGCTGCCCACGAGGCCCGCAACCGCCGCAAAACCAAAGCCGACCGTGCCCGCGAAGCCGCCGAGCAGACTGCCCGCGACGAGCAGCAGCGGCTGCTTTCCAATACCAAAACTGTGTACCGGCAGCTGGCCCGCGCCAACCACCCCGACCTGGAGCGCGACCCGGCCCTGCAGCAGCACAAAACGGCCCGCATGCAGCGCATCACGGAGGCCTACGAAGCCAACGACCTGTATACCCTATTGCAGCTGCTCTCCGAATCCGGCCCCGCCGACCAGGAAGCGGATGATGTATTGCTGCGCTACACCAAGGCCCTGCAGCAGCAGCAGACGGAGCTAAAGCAACAGCTGCAAGCGCTGTTGTTTGGGGCGCAAAGCTTTCTGGGCAGCACCGGCAAAAAGAGGGAGCAGGAGCTGCGGCAGCTTAAGCGGCATTTGCGCGCCGAAGCCGAATACCTGCAGCACATCAGCCAGCTGATTCAGGAGCCCGAGGGCCTGCGGGAGGTACTGCGGAGTATCGCCGCCGAAGGCCACGAAACCATTTAG